The following proteins are co-located in the Candidatus Delongbacteria bacterium genome:
- a CDS encoding aminotransferase class I/II-fold pyridoxal phosphate-dependent enzyme translates to MKGFPERVKNVPTTIFTEIGRYAEKVGALKLSQGAPDENPPEWILKIAAGEYLEGTQQYAPLEGVGTFTKTLSDIYLNHYDMKVSPNNFTVTSGATEAILDSILAIVEKDDEVIVFEPFYDSYPVSVRWAGGKVVPYTLRFPEYKIDKTKLESLITSKTKCMIINNPHNPTGKVFTLEELVIIRDLCVKYDLYLISDEVYEYLVFNGIKHIPIASLEGMFERTVTISSTGKTLNATGWKIGWTMANSILTENIRTIHQFNTFSVSTPVQRALSKVLPKMKNFTDSLCGNLDRNEKYLRTEIEKLGFVTSPANSTYFFLADISQITDKNGYDFSYELMDKAKVALIPVSGFYTEHINNGSSLLRFNFGKKISTLEEAVHRLSRYIT, encoded by the coding sequence ATGAAAGGCTTTCCGGAAAGGGTTAAAAATGTACCGACTACTATTTTTACTGAAATTGGAAGATATGCTGAAAAAGTTGGGGCTTTAAAATTGAGTCAGGGAGCACCAGATGAGAATCCTCCAGAGTGGATTTTAAAAATTGCCGCAGGCGAATATCTAGAAGGCACACAACAATATGCTCCTTTAGAAGGTGTTGGTACTTTTACTAAAACTCTTTCGGATATTTATCTTAATCATTATGACATGAAAGTATCTCCAAATAATTTTACTGTAACTTCAGGAGCTACTGAAGCAATTTTGGATTCTATTCTGGCAATTGTTGAAAAAGATGATGAAGTTATTGTTTTTGAACCATTTTATGACTCATATCCTGTTTCTGTGAGATGGGCAGGAGGGAAGGTCGTACCATATACATTAAGATTTCCGGAATACAAAATAGACAAAACAAAACTGGAGTCTTTGATAACTTCAAAAACTAAATGTATGATTATTAACAATCCTCATAATCCTACCGGGAAAGTATTTACTTTGGAGGAGCTTGTTATAATTAGAGATCTCTGCGTAAAATATGACCTTTATCTTATTTCTGACGAAGTTTATGAGTATCTTGTATTCAACGGTATAAAACATATTCCTATCGCGTCACTGGAAGGTATGTTTGAAAGAACAGTCACAATATCTTCTACAGGCAAAACTCTGAATGCTACGGGATGGAAAATAGGCTGGACTATGGCTAATAGTATTTTGACTGAAAACATAAGAACAATACATCAATTCAATACTTTTTCTGTTTCAACACCTGTACAAAGAGCTCTATCCAAGGTATTACCAAAAATGAAAAATTTCACAGACTCTTTATGTGGTAACTTGGATAGAAATGAAAAATATCTGAGGACAGAAATTGAAAAATTAGGATTTGTAACATCTCCTGCAAATTCTACATATTTTTTTCTGGCAGATATTTCACAAATAACAGATAAGAATGGGTATGATTTCTCCTATGAATTGATGGATAAGGCGAAAGTTGCACTAATTCCTGTTTCAGGTTTTTATACTGAACATATAAACAACGGAAGTTCATTATTGAGATTTAATTTCGGTAAAAAAATATCAACTCTTGAAGAAGCTGTTCATAGACTAAGTAGATATATTACTTGA
- a CDS encoding vitamin B12-dependent ribonucleotide reductase, which yields MAEKKLSSSEKKESRFFDFEISDNCLTVLKSRYLRKNLETKEIIEEPKDLFVRVAKAIAAGSKASNPNISKSELEHTEDKFYRLMASFDFLPNSPTLMNAGRELPNLSACFVLPVEDSMEGIFNTLKHAALIHKSGGGTGFDFSRLRPEGSNVKTTAGSASGPISFMSVFNAATETIKQGGVRRGANMGILRVDHPDIMSFISCKEDVTKFTNFNISVAVTDEFMAAYKNGTSYNLYNKDWSVNSKKSAKEVMDKIVHHAWSTGEPGIVFIDKVNKKSTIPGVGKIEATNPCGEQPLLPYEACNLGSVNVSNFYDKEKNEIDWSRLGSVVKDCIHFLDNVIDVGQYPIPEIHEVVKNNRKVGLGIMGFADLLYKLRIPYDSNEGVELGKKLMSFIHEHSVAASVELAKVRGPFPNVEFSTYPEPMRNSAVTTVAPTGTIGMIAEASGGIEPNFALVYVKQVLDGKKLLYVNPVFKQTLIDAGLYSDDLMEKISMTGQLSDIEEIPEDLKKVFVTAQEISPYYHVAMQSAFQESVDSSISKTINFSYNATKSDILDAYIQAYDSECKGITVYRDGCRPYQVLNTGNKTNEDKKKPEVKKVENSNVPMYRPDVIEGKTYKTTTGEGTMYVTVNTIDGVPFEIFSSIGKAGGNSAAQSEAVSRLVSLALRSRISVEVIVDQLLGIGSPTPVWHNGEKILSTPDAVAKILKRYIKDENSLDIEQIVEEKHNDGPVCPKCNGTLHMQEGCLTCHTCGFSKCS from the coding sequence ATGGCTGAAAAAAAACTATCTTCATCTGAAAAAAAAGAATCTAGGTTCTTTGATTTTGAAATATCCGACAATTGTCTTACGGTTTTAAAATCAAGGTACTTAAGAAAAAATCTTGAAACCAAAGAGATTATTGAAGAACCAAAAGATCTTTTTGTAAGAGTCGCAAAAGCAATTGCCGCAGGGAGCAAAGCTTCAAATCCAAATATTTCAAAATCTGAATTGGAGCATACTGAAGATAAGTTTTATAGATTAATGGCAAGTTTTGATTTTCTTCCGAATTCGCCCACTTTGATGAATGCCGGTCGCGAACTTCCTAATTTAAGTGCTTGCTTCGTATTACCGGTTGAAGACAGTATGGAAGGTATTTTCAATACTTTAAAACATGCTGCTTTGATTCACAAATCTGGGGGAGGAACTGGTTTTGATTTTTCTAGATTGAGACCGGAAGGTTCAAATGTTAAAACTACTGCCGGTTCTGCAAGTGGACCTATAAGCTTTATGTCTGTTTTCAATGCAGCAACTGAAACTATCAAGCAAGGTGGAGTTAGACGTGGAGCGAATATGGGAATCCTAAGAGTGGATCACCCAGATATTATGAGTTTCATTTCATGCAAGGAAGATGTAACAAAATTTACAAATTTCAATATTAGTGTAGCTGTTACAGATGAGTTTATGGCTGCATATAAAAATGGTACCTCTTACAATCTATACAATAAAGATTGGTCTGTTAACTCAAAAAAAAGTGCCAAAGAAGTGATGGACAAAATAGTGCATCACGCCTGGTCAACTGGAGAACCTGGAATTGTTTTTATAGATAAAGTTAATAAAAAATCAACAATACCTGGAGTAGGAAAAATCGAAGCCACGAATCCGTGTGGCGAGCAACCTTTACTTCCTTATGAGGCCTGTAATCTTGGTTCTGTGAATGTTTCTAATTTCTATGACAAAGAGAAAAATGAAATTGACTGGTCAAGACTAGGTAGCGTAGTAAAAGACTGTATTCACTTCTTAGACAATGTGATCGATGTAGGACAATATCCAATACCTGAAATTCATGAAGTTGTAAAAAACAATAGAAAAGTTGGACTTGGCATCATGGGTTTTGCAGATCTTCTGTATAAGTTAAGAATCCCTTATGACAGTAATGAAGGTGTTGAGCTTGGAAAGAAACTAATGAGTTTTATACACGAACACAGTGTTGCCGCATCTGTTGAATTGGCAAAAGTACGAGGACCATTTCCTAATGTAGAATTTTCAACGTATCCAGAACCAATGAGAAATTCGGCAGTTACTACTGTTGCTCCAACCGGAACTATCGGCATGATAGCTGAAGCTTCTGGTGGCATTGAGCCTAATTTTGCACTTGTTTATGTAAAGCAGGTTTTGGATGGTAAAAAACTTCTTTATGTAAACCCTGTTTTTAAACAAACACTAATTGATGCTGGTCTTTACAGTGATGATTTGATGGAGAAAATCAGTATGACTGGACAGCTTTCGGATATAGAAGAAATACCGGAAGATCTAAAAAAAGTATTTGTAACTGCTCAAGAAATTTCACCTTACTATCATGTTGCTATGCAATCAGCTTTCCAAGAGTCTGTAGATAGCTCAATCAGTAAAACAATTAATTTTTCATATAATGCCACAAAATCGGACATTCTAGATGCCTATATTCAGGCGTATGATTCAGAATGTAAAGGTATCACAGTTTATCGTGATGGATGCAGACCTTATCAAGTTCTTAACACTGGTAATAAAACAAATGAAGACAAGAAAAAACCAGAAGTAAAAAAAGTTGAAAATTCCAATGTTCCAATGTACAGACCTGATGTGATTGAAGGTAAAACCTATAAAACTACTACTGGTGAAGGAACGATGTACGTTACGGTAAATACAATTGATGGTGTTCCTTTTGAGATCTTTAGTTCGATAGGAAAAGCAGGCGGTAACTCTGCTGCTCAAAGTGAAGCCGTAAGTAGATTAGTATCTCTTGCACTAAGATCAAGAATTTCAGTTGAAGTAATTGTTGATCAATTGCTGGGTATTGGAAGTCCTACCCCTGTATGGCACAATGGAGAAAAAATATTGTCTACTCCAGATGCTGTTGCAAAGATTTTGAAAAGATATATTAAGGACGAAAACTCTCTAGATATAGAGCAGATTGTTGAAGAAAAACATAATGACGGTCCTGTTTGTCCTAAGTGTAATGGGACTCTTCATATGCAAGAAGGTTGTTTGACTTGCCATACCTGTGGGTTTTCAAAATGTAGCTAG
- a CDS encoding DNA topoisomerase IV subunit A: protein MTGLKDFFDLNFIEYANYVVKYRAIPDIDDGLKPVQRRVLHSMFELDDGKFNKVANIVGNTMKYHPHGDASIYESLVNLANKDLFIEKQGNFGNIFTGDRAAAARYIEARLTPLAKEVFLNKELTDYIDSYDGRNREPVTFPAKIPVLLLLGSEGIGVGMSTKILPHNFIEVLEAQIKYLKNEEFVLYPDFINGGTMDVSEYKDGDGKVKVRADIDVLNEKTIIIRSIPYGTTTESIIASIEKMAKKGKLKIASINDFTAAEIEIEIILARGYKSSEAISALYAFSECEISISPQSLCIKDSLPTNMRVTEVLKYCTDRLVGILKKELELKLYKLKEDYHYKTLAQIFIEKRMYKKIEEIETYEEVVLTVISGFDKYKNKLKRDVTESDAEKLLTLQIKRISRFDINKNRKEIEEILAEIEKVKENLSSLIPYTINYLEYLIATYGKNFERKTSIDDLETITAKDAAIENIKLFYDRKTGYMGTAVKSDTSIWVSEFSDIILFYRDGSYKVVRVMEKSFIGKNIIYFNKADNSDAKDRTYSVVYRDKASKLCYIKRFKDIKYILDKEYRYLPDESKLEYFTIRKNLQFTCYLERLPRMRSFMNEFNLEDYRVKGVAASGVRIIDKNIIKFKVEKIADTEIDESQHKQGEEFLNDEKAETLFPEEPSLFDFDEE from the coding sequence ATGACAGGTCTAAAAGATTTTTTCGATTTAAATTTTATAGAATATGCTAATTATGTCGTAAAATACAGAGCTATTCCTGATATAGATGATGGTTTAAAACCAGTTCAAAGAAGGGTTTTACACTCTATGTTTGAACTTGACGATGGTAAGTTTAACAAAGTGGCAAACATTGTCGGAAATACAATGAAATATCACCCTCATGGAGATGCTTCAATTTATGAGTCCTTAGTTAATCTTGCCAATAAGGATCTGTTTATAGAGAAGCAGGGGAATTTTGGTAATATTTTTACAGGAGACAGAGCTGCTGCTGCCAGATATATTGAAGCAAGATTAACCCCTCTTGCAAAAGAAGTCTTTCTAAATAAAGAGTTAACAGATTACATTGATTCATACGATGGTAGAAATAGAGAGCCGGTTACATTTCCTGCCAAAATTCCAGTATTACTACTTCTAGGTTCAGAAGGAATTGGTGTAGGTATGTCCACAAAAATACTTCCACATAATTTTATTGAAGTGTTAGAAGCTCAGATAAAATACCTAAAAAATGAGGAGTTTGTCTTATATCCAGACTTCATTAATGGTGGAACAATGGATGTGAGTGAGTATAAAGATGGAGATGGAAAGGTAAAGGTTAGGGCTGACATTGATGTTTTGAATGAAAAAACAATAATTATTAGATCAATACCCTATGGAACGACTACTGAATCAATTATAGCATCAATTGAAAAGATGGCAAAAAAGGGTAAGCTTAAAATTGCTTCGATAAATGACTTTACTGCTGCTGAGATTGAAATTGAAATAATTCTTGCCAGAGGTTATAAATCATCAGAAGCTATTTCTGCCTTATACGCATTTTCAGAATGTGAAATTTCAATATCTCCTCAAAGTTTATGCATCAAAGATAGTTTGCCAACAAATATGAGAGTAACTGAAGTTCTAAAATATTGTACTGATAGATTGGTTGGTATTTTAAAAAAAGAGTTAGAATTAAAACTTTATAAATTAAAAGAGGATTATCACTATAAAACTTTAGCTCAAATTTTTATTGAAAAGAGAATGTATAAAAAGATAGAAGAAATTGAAACATATGAAGAAGTTGTTTTAACTGTGATTTCAGGATTCGATAAATATAAAAACAAACTTAAGAGAGATGTTACTGAATCTGATGCTGAAAAATTGCTTACTTTGCAGATTAAAAGAATATCAAGATTTGATATAAATAAAAACAGGAAAGAGATAGAAGAGATTCTGGCAGAAATAGAAAAAGTAAAGGAAAACTTGAGTTCTTTAATTCCTTATACTATTAATTATCTAGAATATTTGATTGCAACATACGGGAAAAATTTTGAAAGAAAAACTAGCATTGATGATCTGGAAACCATTACTGCTAAGGATGCAGCAATAGAAAACATAAAACTTTTTTATGATCGCAAAACAGGATATATGGGAACTGCTGTAAAATCTGATACATCGATTTGGGTAAGCGAATTTAGTGATATAATTCTTTTTTATAGAGATGGATCGTACAAGGTTGTCAGAGTGATGGAGAAAAGTTTTATTGGGAAAAATATAATCTATTTCAACAAAGCTGATAATTCTGACGCAAAAGATAGAACATACTCGGTGGTGTATCGTGATAAGGCATCGAAATTATGCTATATCAAACGGTTCAAAGATATTAAATATATCCTTGATAAAGAATATCGTTATCTTCCTGATGAATCAAAATTGGAATATTTTACAATAAGAAAGAATTTGCAATTCACTTGTTATCTGGAGAGGTTACCAAGAATGAGAAGTTTCATGAATGAGTTCAATCTCGAAGATTATAGGGTAAAGGGTGTTGCTGCAAGTGGTGTTCGGATAATTGACAAAAACATAATAAAATTTAAAGTTGAAAAAATTGCCGATACCGAAATTGATGAATCTCAACATAAACAGGGTGAAGAATTTCTTAACGATGAAAAGGCTGAAACTTTATTTCCTGAAGAACCTTCACTCTTTGATTTTGATGAGGAGTAG
- a CDS encoding T9SS type A sorting domain-containing protein — MNLKKLVMLFLLLVAGLCSLMAGNGFDVNYKKNISGSSLEYSIDGHKLSTVTIDGQTYTTIDFEGKVSTNKKGFAELPYIHASVQLENNKDVDVKVTGGDYEEFVLEYPLLPSRGVIYRNEDPNTIPYTIAPESVKNEFYPGNLTSSNDPFIYRDVRGVNVYAYPFQYNAATKTLRVYNTLNVALVENASSTNPLSSKSTKILKEMDSAYRSVFVNYDSKDLTIGEYGDIHVIHTSRDSDVIAPYIEWKKEKGYNVTSEIVSTGTNVKNTIQAAYAANPNIMYVQLVGDWADIKCDLGGGANAPMDPMLGCVVGNDNYPDIVIGRFSASTTAHVTAQVDKTIAYEKDNNTSGDWYKKGLGIASTEGPGDDGETDNAHMDVIKNDKLLPYGYNEVAAQYGGSASASGVGNIVNAGVSIINYVGHGSHDSWVTSGFSTSNAASLTNGTKLPFVVSVACVNGEFHTGSDCFAEGWSRNANGGSIAFAGSTINQPWQPPMRGEDYFNDIVIGGYDYSQHAGQNGINTDESRITYGSAFFNALVLMYTEASQSEDLETIQTWTIFGDASVNMRTDVPAEVSLSSNTILAGVPYSVTLTAGGSAVADAMIAISQGDLVFKGITDASGNVTVNHELVPGNAKMVVTGKNLATVYEDIVIASPDQPWDVVESFQVSDDNNNEPDYGETVKLDITLKNVGSVVSNDITAVLSSESEYVTINDSEFSLATLAGNTTSTVEDAFEVTIAGNVTDQMSIPFTVTITDNYSKATYTSNISFNVNAPALEYVMTPSNAMPDPGNTVNYTYAITNNGHAAANSLSADLDVTPSNYSTIVDGNEDLGNLAVGATANAEFTVTYSESTPTATIFNFSVTVTGDLGINVMLEDEVMVGDPVILSNNFSTFPGDGWETLGGGNWGAGTGSNAGGTAPEAEFNWNPSTVGDQYLVTPALNTAGLEKIRVQFTHSVSYYGPGYELLLVTSTDKQNWHVVEEFENGANVPATAIDIEVENEDIGSSTVYVAWMFSGDSYQINQWYVDDVTILKVAPVGINDSILPTETALHQNYPNPFNPETTIKFDLASQANITLAVYNTKGEMVQRVLAGDMKAGVHTVNFNAANLSSGVYYYRLNAGNQIITRKMILVK; from the coding sequence ATGAACCTAAAAAAACTGGTGATGCTATTTCTGCTTTTGGTAGCTGGACTATGCTCACTTATGGCAGGAAACGGATTTGACGTTAATTACAAAAAAAACATTTCCGGATCCAGTTTGGAATATTCTATTGATGGTCACAAATTAAGCACTGTTACTATTGACGGTCAAACTTATACAACTATTGACTTTGAAGGTAAAGTTTCTACAAACAAAAAAGGTTTTGCAGAACTTCCATACATTCACGCTTCTGTTCAGTTAGAAAACAACAAAGACGTTGATGTTAAAGTAACTGGTGGAGATTATGAGGAGTTCGTATTGGAATATCCTTTACTTCCTTCTAGAGGTGTAATCTACAGAAATGAAGATCCAAACACAATTCCATATACCATTGCTCCAGAATCTGTAAAAAATGAATTTTACCCTGGAAATCTTACTTCTTCAAACGATCCTTTCATCTATAGAGATGTAAGAGGTGTCAATGTTTACGCTTATCCATTCCAATACAATGCAGCAACAAAAACTCTTAGAGTGTACAATACTTTAAATGTTGCTCTTGTTGAAAATGCATCATCTACTAATCCTCTTTCAAGCAAATCTACTAAGATTCTTAAAGAGATGGATAGTGCTTATAGATCGGTATTTGTAAATTATGATTCTAAAGATCTTACAATTGGTGAGTATGGTGATATCCATGTTATTCATACTTCAAGAGATTCTGATGTTATAGCTCCATATATAGAGTGGAAAAAAGAAAAAGGTTATAATGTTACTTCTGAAATTGTATCTACTGGTACAAACGTAAAAAATACAATCCAAGCTGCTTATGCTGCAAATCCAAACATCATGTATGTACAGCTAGTTGGTGACTGGGCTGATATCAAATGTGATCTTGGTGGTGGTGCAAACGCTCCGATGGATCCAATGCTTGGTTGTGTTGTTGGTAATGACAATTATCCTGATATTGTAATTGGTCGTTTCAGTGCATCTACTACAGCTCATGTTACAGCACAAGTAGATAAAACTATTGCTTATGAAAAAGATAATAATACAAGTGGCGACTGGTACAAGAAAGGTCTAGGAATTGCTTCCACTGAAGGTCCTGGTGACGATGGTGAAACAGACAATGCTCACATGGATGTAATTAAAAATGACAAGTTATTACCTTACGGTTACAATGAAGTTGCTGCTCAGTACGGTGGAAGTGCTTCGGCTTCAGGTGTTGGTAATATAGTTAATGCTGGTGTAAGTATAATCAATTATGTTGGTCACGGTTCTCACGATTCATGGGTTACCAGTGGATTTAGTACTTCTAATGCAGCTAGTTTAACTAATGGAACTAAACTTCCTTTCGTAGTTTCTGTAGCTTGTGTTAACGGCGAGTTCCATACTGGTTCAGACTGTTTTGCAGAAGGTTGGTCTAGAAATGCTAACGGTGGTTCTATCGCTTTTGCAGGTTCTACAATCAATCAGCCTTGGCAACCACCAATGAGAGGTGAAGATTATTTCAATGATATCGTAATCGGTGGATATGACTACTCTCAACATGCTGGTCAAAATGGTATCAATACAGATGAGTCTAGAATTACTTATGGATCGGCATTTTTCAACGCACTTGTATTAATGTACACTGAAGCTAGTCAGAGTGAAGATCTTGAAACAATCCAGACATGGACTATTTTTGGTGATGCTTCTGTAAATATGAGAACAGATGTTCCTGCAGAGGTTTCACTTTCTAGTAATACTATTCTAGCTGGTGTTCCTTACTCAGTTACATTAACAGCTGGTGGAAGTGCTGTTGCAGATGCTATGATCGCAATTTCTCAAGGTGATCTTGTTTTCAAAGGAATTACTGATGCTTCTGGAAATGTTACAGTAAATCACGAATTAGTTCCTGGTAATGCTAAAATGGTTGTTACTGGAAAAAATCTTGCTACAGTTTACGAAGATATCGTAATCGCTTCACCAGACCAGCCTTGGGATGTTGTTGAATCTTTCCAAGTTTCTGATGATAATAATAATGAGCCAGATTATGGTGAAACTGTAAAACTTGACATAACTCTTAAAAATGTTGGTTCAGTAGTTTCTAATGATATTACTGCAGTTCTTTCATCTGAATCTGAATATGTAACTATAAATGATTCTGAATTTAGTTTAGCTACACTTGCAGGAAATACAACTTCTACAGTTGAAGATGCATTTGAAGTAACAATAGCTGGTAATGTAACAGATCAAATGAGTATTCCTTTTACAGTTACAATTACTGATAATTATTCAAAAGCTACTTACACAAGCAACATTAGCTTCAATGTTAACGCTCCAGCTCTTGAGTATGTAATGACTCCATCAAATGCGATGCCAGATCCAGGTAATACAGTAAATTATACATATGCAATAACAAATAATGGTCATGCTGCAGCAAATAGTTTATCCGCAGACCTTGATGTTACTCCTTCAAACTACTCAACAATTGTTGATGGAAATGAAGATCTTGGAAATCTAGCTGTAGGTGCTACTGCTAATGCAGAGTTTACAGTTACTTATTCAGAAAGTACTCCTACAGCAACTATTTTCAACTTCTCAGTTACTGTAACTGGAGATCTTGGAATTAATGTTATGTTGGAAGACGAAGTTATGGTTGGTGATCCAGTGATTCTATCAAATAATTTCTCGACATTCCCTGGTGACGGTTGGGAAACTCTTGGTGGTGGTAACTGGGGTGCTGGTACTGGAAGTAATGCAGGTGGAACAGCTCCAGAAGCTGAATTCAACTGGAATCCATCAACTGTTGGTGATCAGTACCTGGTAACTCCAGCTCTTAACACTGCAGGACTTGAAAAAATTAGAGTTCAATTTACACACTCTGTTAGCTATTATGGTCCTGGTTATGAACTTCTCCTTGTGACTTCAACTGATAAACAAAATTGGCATGTTGTAGAAGAGTTTGAAAATGGAGCAAATGTTCCTGCTACCGCAATAGATATTGAAGTTGAAAACGAAGATATTGGTTCTTCAACTGTATATGTGGCTTGGATGTTCTCCGGTGACTCATATCAAATTAATCAATGGTATGTTGATGATGTAACTATACTAAAAGTTGCTCCAGTTGGAATCAATGATTCAATTCTTCCTACTGAAACAGCCTTACACCAAAACTATCCAAATCCTTTCAATCCTGAAACTACAATTAAGTTTGACCTTGCTTCTCAAGCAAACATAACTTTGGCTGTTTACAACACTAAAGGTGAGATGGTTCAAAGAGTACTTGCAGGTGATATGAAAGCTGGTGTACACACAGTTAATTTCAATGCAGCTAATTTAAGTAGTGGTGTTTATTACTATAGATTAAATGCTGGAAATCAAATTATTACTAGAAAAATGATCCTTGTGAAATAG
- a CDS encoding transcriptional regulator, with amino-acid sequence MSDPNFDYKKLDDIIHSRIRLAILTALLSAKEGDFNYLKSTVKATDGNLSVHLRKLEDANYISANKTFINRKPNTSYSLTDEGKKAFDEYVKILEKMIRGE; translated from the coding sequence ATGAGCGATCCAAATTTCGATTATAAAAAACTTGATGATATTATTCATTCAAGAATCAGGCTTGCAATTTTAACAGCATTATTATCTGCCAAAGAAGGTGATTTCAATTATCTCAAATCCACTGTTAAGGCTACGGATGGAAATCTGAGTGTTCATTTACGAAAACTGGAAGATGCAAATTATATCTCAGCAAATAAAACTTTCATCAATAGAAAACCAAATACTAGTTATTCTCTTACTGATGAAGGGAAAAAAGCTTTTGATGAATACGTAAAAATACTTGAGAAAATGATACGTGGAGAATAA
- the deoC gene encoding deoxyribose-phosphate aldolase — translation MSIYKKIEHTLLRLDTTLEQIEKDLKLCIDLGVRTIVVPPSMVQSVSKMLKGNILLCSVAGFPNGYTDLSIKKNEILNLFDRGCVEVDIVPDHTLFFSGKLDLYKEHLDQFRKLTDKPLKIIVETSLYNPKQILEIAEMIYQSGIDYFKTSTGFNGDGARLSDVVMVKNKFNDKLKIKASGGIRTLGDAEKFINAGVDLIGTSSTFKF, via the coding sequence ATGAGCATATATAAAAAAATTGAACATACCTTGTTAAGACTTGACACTACTCTTGAACAAATAGAAAAAGATCTTAAGCTTTGTATAGATCTTGGTGTTAGAACCATTGTAGTCCCGCCTTCTATGGTTCAATCAGTCTCTAAAATGTTAAAGGGTAATATTTTGCTGTGTTCTGTAGCTGGTTTTCCCAACGGTTACACTGATCTTAGTATAAAAAAAAACGAGATTTTAAACCTGTTTGATCGTGGATGTGTCGAAGTGGATATTGTACCTGACCATACTTTGTTTTTTTCTGGTAAATTGGATCTATACAAAGAACATTTGGATCAATTTAGAAAATTGACTGATAAGCCTTTGAAGATAATAGTCGAAACCTCGTTGTACAATCCGAAGCAAATTTTAGAGATCGCTGAAATGATATATCAAAGTGGAATCGATTATTTTAAAACATCTACAGGTTTTAATGGAGACGGGGCTAGATTGTCTGATGTGGTAATGGTTAAGAATAAATTTAATGACAAGCTGAAAATTAAAGCATCCGGTGGTATAAGGACTTTAGGTGATGCAGAGAAATTCATAAATGCTGGTGTAGATTTAATAGGAACTTCCTCAACGTTTAAGTTTTAG
- a CDS encoding Rrf2 family transcriptional regulator, translating to MRITKEGRFAVRGLIDLALNASSSNPVKSDEIAKRMGISKIFLNKIFHRLLKEGIILSVRGRSGGYILAKNVENISVYEILEAAGEIIKPVSCVNDEDFPSICLQFNECLISPVWQILESKIKETLSKVSLGDVINRKVVNIFES from the coding sequence ATGAGGATAACTAAAGAAGGTAGATTTGCAGTTAGAGGATTGATTGATTTGGCTTTAAATGCAAGTTCATCAAATCCTGTAAAATCAGACGAAATTGCAAAGAGGATGGGAATATCAAAAATTTTTCTAAATAAGATTTTTCATAGGTTACTAAAGGAAGGGATAATTCTATCTGTTAGGGGTAGAAGTGGTGGATACATTCTTGCTAAGAATGTTGAAAATATTTCTGTTTATGAAATATTGGAAGCTGCGGGAGAGATTATCAAGCCTGTCTCTTGTGTTAATGATGAAGACTTTCCATCAATTTGTTTACAATTCAATGAATGTCTGATAAGCCCAGTATGGCAAATTCTTGAAAGTAAAATTAAGGAAACATTGTCAAAAGTGTCTCTTGGAGATGTCATCAATAGAAAAGTTGTAAACATTTTCGAATCATAA